From a region of the Pseudodesulfovibrio senegalensis genome:
- a CDS encoding HyaD/HybD family hydrogenase maturation endopeptidase has protein sequence MENTETRILVLGVGNVLYTDEGFGVRVVEDLEQNYEFPPHVTVMDGGTLGTKLMGPIMECDALVIVDIVLNDGQPGDIHRLMGDDLSKCLAFKNSMHQTDLLDVLANCKLIGQCPAADKVVLIGVEPRDYQTMSTALSPELEERLPEVVGIMLKEIEAVGGSWKKRTTDNPSGEKIYVPRSAN, from the coding sequence ATGGAAAACACAGAAACACGCATACTCGTTCTCGGCGTTGGCAACGTGCTCTACACGGACGAAGGCTTCGGTGTCCGCGTTGTGGAGGATCTGGAGCAGAATTACGAGTTCCCCCCGCACGTCACGGTTATGGACGGCGGCACACTTGGCACCAAGCTCATGGGGCCGATCATGGAATGTGACGCGTTGGTCATCGTTGACATCGTGCTCAACGACGGCCAGCCCGGTGATATTCATCGTCTCATGGGTGACGACCTCAGCAAATGTCTTGCCTTCAAGAATTCCATGCACCAGACGGACTTGCTTGACGTGCTTGCAAACTGTAAGCTGATCGGGCAATGTCCGGCTGCGGACAAGGTGGTGCTCATCGGGGTTGAGCCCCGGGATTACCAGACCATGTCCACGGCGCTTTCTCCTGAACTGGAAGAACGCCTGCCGGAGGTTGTCGGTATAATGCTCAAGGAAATCGAAGCCGTTGGCGGGTCCTGGAAAAAGCGCACGACGGATAATCCTTCAGGGGAGAAGATTTATGTGCCTCGCAGTGCCAATTGA
- a CDS encoding cyclic nucleotide-binding domain-containing protein: MPLLGQQPTMPLKRVSQGNFLSRTMLKHNVVFHQGSRGDAAYILIRGKIEISGTVDERKKVFAIINPISIFGEMALFLDDQTRTATATALEDSEVIVVTRDDLDDYMRTAPQVISSILTVLVSRLKTTTKKAMRVPSVPMGIVRTLDLFAANGCMDLEHGHAVRTLMETLVAPREKVEGYIANMASQGFLSLAKNDKGKLMIHINHVDLLNQVIKKSTRQD, from the coding sequence ATGCCCCTGCTCGGACAACAGCCCACAATGCCTCTGAAGCGGGTTTCGCAAGGCAACTTCCTTTCCCGCACCATGCTCAAGCACAACGTGGTCTTCCATCAGGGATCACGGGGCGACGCTGCCTACATTCTCATACGCGGCAAAATCGAAATATCCGGCACCGTGGACGAACGCAAAAAGGTCTTCGCCATCATCAACCCCATTTCCATTTTCGGTGAAATGGCGCTTTTTCTGGACGACCAGACCAGAACCGCTACAGCCACGGCCCTTGAGGACTCCGAAGTCATCGTGGTTACCCGCGACGATCTTGACGACTACATGCGCACCGCACCGCAGGTCATCTCGTCCATCCTCACGGTGCTGGTCAGCCGTCTGAAGACCACGACCAAAAAAGCCATGCGCGTCCCCAGCGTACCCATGGGCATCGTGCGCACGCTGGACCTGTTCGCTGCCAACGGATGCATGGACCTCGAGCACGGCCACGCGGTGCGCACGCTCATGGAAACGCTGGTGGCCCCGAGGGAAAAAGTGGAAGGCTACATCGCCAACATGGCATCGCAGGGTTTTTTGTCCCTGGCAAAAAACGACAAGGGCAAGCTCATGATCCACATCAACCACGTGGACCTGCTCAATCAGGTCATCAAAAAAAGCACCAGGCAGGACTAA
- a CDS encoding efflux RND transporter permease subunit → MKDNGKGPIAWMAGNTVAANLLMAVLMIGGLLFLPQIKQEVMPDFELDWVMVSVSYDGASPEEVEKGIILPIEDAVRGLDGVNEVSSSAREQSGTVTVEAVSGYDLMKLKDEIQSEVERITNFPEDADDPEVTTISRSHEVLQIMVHGNVPETTLRTLAEQVRDDMTLSPHITKTELSLVPDYEISIEIPQDKLRAYGLTLQDVANKIEAASVELPGGSIKASGGEILVRMKERRDYGSQFAATPLLTTSTGSQVLVGDIATVIDAFEDEDIITTYDGEPAIKVEVYRVGDQTPIEVSDAGKEYLAQLRNQLPEGVSVEILNDHSDMFRSRMELLLNNAYLGLGLVFILLGLFLEPRLAFWVGLGIPISFCGAFLFMPATNVSINMLSMFGFLISLGIVVDDAIVVGENVYSNMQKGMNAKQAAITGAREVAVPVIFSVLTNIVTFMPLFFIPGVMGKFMVNIPAVVCVVFAISLIESLFVLPAHLSHVHGKGSPLLQPIVRIQRHVDRWLQGFINRVYRPLLAKSLNARYMLLASAVAVLLLTGAYIASGRIGLTFMERTESDYAYCLAVLPYGSSVEASKKVRDQLLKSGEAVGAANGQDTLCKGYYAQIGGNADNSSGSHVVEAFFYLTDAEQRPMSTFDFVQAWKRKTGRIPGLDTITFKSDKGGPGSGKSFTVELRHKDVDTLKLAAAELAEKLGTYPNASEIDDGFLPGKRQLDFTIRPEAKSLGLSAESVARQVRAAYYGTQATSFQRGRNEVSVMVRLPKSERMTEQSLDDFVLLTDEGKEVLLRDAVDMAEGRSYTSIDRRDGQRIIEVTADIRPESQTDRIRADVVANVLPGLMAKYPGLSYGFEGKQADISEGISSLFTGLLMAMLGIFALLAIPLRSYFQPMVIMTAIPFGMVGAVAGHLIMGYSLSLMSLFGIVALTGVVVNDSLVFLDRINGLRATGQEVHDAIIEAGTQRFRPIVLTTLTTFFGIMPIIFETSRQAKFIIPMALSLGFGIVFATTITLGIVPCLYMILHDAQTLLQRGKDRPPESRQHHTAGGHKA, encoded by the coding sequence ATGAAGGATAACGGGAAAGGGCCCATCGCGTGGATGGCCGGCAACACCGTTGCGGCCAACCTGCTCATGGCCGTGCTCATGATAGGAGGACTGCTGTTCCTGCCGCAAATCAAGCAGGAAGTCATGCCCGACTTTGAGCTGGACTGGGTCATGGTCTCGGTTTCCTACGACGGCGCCAGCCCGGAAGAGGTGGAAAAAGGCATCATCCTGCCCATCGAGGACGCGGTGCGCGGACTGGACGGGGTCAACGAAGTTTCATCATCGGCTCGGGAACAGAGCGGCACCGTGACCGTGGAAGCGGTCAGCGGCTACGACCTCATGAAGCTCAAGGACGAAATACAGTCCGAAGTGGAGCGCATCACCAATTTTCCCGAGGACGCCGACGACCCTGAGGTGACGACCATATCCCGAAGTCACGAAGTGCTCCAGATCATGGTGCACGGCAACGTGCCGGAAACGACCCTGCGCACCCTTGCCGAGCAGGTTCGCGACGACATGACCCTGAGCCCCCACATCACCAAGACCGAACTGTCACTGGTGCCTGATTACGAGATATCCATCGAGATCCCGCAGGACAAGCTGCGCGCGTACGGCCTCACCCTGCAGGACGTGGCCAACAAGATTGAAGCCGCGTCCGTGGAACTGCCCGGAGGCAGCATCAAGGCCTCGGGCGGCGAAATACTGGTACGCATGAAGGAACGCAGGGATTACGGCAGCCAGTTTGCGGCCACTCCGCTGCTGACAACGTCCACAGGATCACAGGTGCTTGTGGGCGACATCGCCACGGTCATCGACGCATTCGAGGATGAAGACATCATCACCACCTACGATGGCGAACCCGCCATCAAGGTGGAGGTCTACCGGGTCGGTGACCAGACGCCCATCGAGGTTTCCGACGCGGGCAAGGAATACCTCGCGCAACTGCGAAACCAGCTTCCGGAAGGCGTGTCCGTGGAAATCCTCAACGACCATTCGGACATGTTCAGAAGCCGCATGGAACTGCTGCTGAACAACGCCTACCTCGGCCTGGGGCTGGTGTTCATCCTGCTCGGCCTGTTCCTTGAACCGCGTCTGGCATTTTGGGTGGGGCTGGGCATTCCCATATCCTTTTGCGGGGCATTCCTGTTCATGCCCGCCACGAACGTGAGCATCAACATGCTCAGCATGTTCGGCTTCCTGATCTCGCTCGGCATCGTGGTGGACGACGCCATCGTGGTAGGCGAAAACGTCTACTCCAACATGCAGAAAGGCATGAACGCGAAGCAGGCGGCCATTACCGGGGCGCGTGAAGTGGCCGTACCCGTGATCTTTTCCGTGCTGACCAACATCGTGACCTTCATGCCCCTGTTCTTCATCCCCGGAGTCATGGGCAAATTCATGGTCAATATTCCGGCCGTGGTCTGCGTGGTTTTCGCCATTTCACTGATCGAGAGCCTGTTCGTGCTGCCCGCCCACCTTTCCCATGTACACGGCAAGGGCAGCCCGCTGCTGCAACCCATCGTCAGGATACAACGCCATGTGGACCGATGGCTGCAGGGCTTCATCAACAGGGTATACAGGCCGTTGCTGGCCAAATCCCTGAACGCCCGGTACATGCTGCTGGCCTCGGCCGTGGCCGTTCTGCTGCTGACCGGGGCCTACATTGCCAGCGGTCGCATCGGCCTGACCTTCATGGAGCGCACGGAGTCGGACTACGCATACTGCCTTGCGGTGCTGCCCTACGGATCGTCCGTTGAGGCCAGCAAAAAAGTTCGGGACCAGCTCCTGAAATCCGGAGAGGCAGTGGGTGCGGCCAACGGCCAGGACACCCTCTGCAAGGGATATTATGCCCAGATAGGCGGCAACGCAGACAACTCGTCCGGCTCCCACGTTGTGGAGGCATTCTTTTATCTCACGGATGCGGAACAGCGGCCCATGTCCACATTCGATTTCGTACAGGCATGGAAAAGAAAAACCGGTAGAATTCCGGGGCTGGACACCATCACATTCAAGAGCGACAAGGGCGGCCCTGGTTCGGGAAAATCCTTCACCGTGGAGCTTCGCCACAAGGATGTGGATACGCTCAAACTCGCCGCTGCAGAATTGGCCGAAAAGCTGGGCACTTATCCCAATGCCAGTGAGATCGACGACGGTTTCCTGCCGGGCAAGCGGCAACTCGACTTCACGATACGCCCGGAGGCCAAAAGTCTCGGCCTGAGCGCCGAATCCGTGGCCCGGCAGGTGCGCGCCGCATATTACGGCACACAGGCCACCAGCTTCCAGCGCGGCCGCAACGAGGTTTCGGTCATGGTGCGTCTGCCCAAAAGCGAACGCATGACCGAACAAAGTCTGGACGACTTCGTACTGCTTACGGACGAGGGCAAGGAAGTGCTGCTGCGCGACGCCGTGGACATGGCTGAAGGACGTTCCTACACCTCCATCGACCGACGCGACGGCCAACGCATCATCGAGGTTACAGCGGACATCCGGCCTGAAAGCCAGACCGACCGCATACGTGCTGATGTGGTGGCCAACGTGCTGCCGGGTCTCATGGCCAAGTATCCGGGCCTGAGCTATGGCTTTGAAGGCAAGCAGGCCGACATATCCGAAGGCATCTCCTCACTCTTCACCGGTCTGCTCATGGCCATGCTCGGCATTTTCGCCCTTCTGGCCATTCCGTTGCGCAGCTATTTCCAGCCAATGGTAATCATGACCGCCATCCCCTTCGGCATGGTGGGCGCCGTGGCCGGGCACCTGATCATGGGCTACTCGCTTTCACTCATGAGCCTGTTCGGCATCGTGGCCCTCACCGGAGTGGTGGTCAACGACTCGCTGGTATTCCTCGATCGCATCAACGGACTGCGGGCAACCGGACAGGAAGTGCACGATGCAATCATTGAGGCCGGCACGCAACGATTCCGTCCCATCGTGCTGACAACGTTGACAACGTTCTTCGGCATCATGCCCATCATCTTCGAAACCTCTCGACAGGCCAAATTCATCATTCCCATGGCCCTGTCCCTGGGATTCGGCATCGTCTTTGCCACGACAATAACCCTGGGCATCGTGCCCTGCCTGTACATGATCCTGCACGATGCGCAGACATTGCTGCAGCGCGGCAAGGACCGGCCGCCGGAAAGCAGGCAGCATCATACTGCCGGCGGACACAAGGCATAA
- a CDS encoding YkgJ family cysteine cluster protein: MKTPIRKSPENKKTRFVLERGALSPLPLQMDLPAGLVQIADILPALFDIADIAFGRTVMEYEAKGLTLACGPGCGHCCKQLVPVSDHEALHLTRVVRSLKGALRQQVMAGFESGLDKLRSAGLLEYMMDFFRTRVHDTPGYREMQRKYWELDISCPFLVDDSCSIHPQRPITCRQYSVTGSPKNCRNVFTPGVEVAEIHQPVDLGGALAGFTGAGARKSRVVPIILSLAMEEELKDTELPELPAENMMGRFLDYASMCYCSKE; encoded by the coding sequence ATGAAAACACCCATCAGGAAAAGCCCGGAAAACAAAAAAACACGTTTCGTTCTCGAAAGAGGGGCTCTGTCGCCCCTGCCGCTCCAGATGGACCTGCCCGCAGGGCTGGTTCAGATAGCCGATATCCTGCCCGCACTGTTTGACATCGCGGACATCGCCTTTGGAAGAACGGTCATGGAATACGAGGCAAAAGGACTCACGCTTGCCTGCGGCCCCGGGTGCGGTCACTGCTGCAAACAACTCGTTCCGGTCAGCGACCATGAAGCACTGCATCTGACGCGCGTGGTGCGCAGCCTGAAAGGCGCCCTGCGGCAGCAGGTCATGGCCGGGTTCGAATCGGGACTGGACAAGCTCCGCTCGGCAGGGCTGTTGGAATACATGATGGATTTCTTCCGCACCCGCGTCCACGACACGCCCGGCTATAGGGAAATGCAGAGAAAATACTGGGAACTGGACATTTCCTGCCCGTTTCTGGTGGACGATTCATGCTCCATCCATCCGCAGCGCCCCATTACATGCCGCCAGTACTCGGTGACAGGATCACCGAAGAACTGTCGCAACGTCTTCACTCCCGGCGTCGAGGTCGCCGAAATCCACCAGCCCGTGGACCTTGGCGGCGCACTGGCCGGTTTCACGGGGGCGGGCGCCAGAAAGAGCCGGGTGGTGCCGATCATCCTTTCGTTGGCCATGGAAGAGGAGCTGAAAGATACTGAACTGCCGGAGCTTCCGGCAGAAAACATGATGGGACGTTTTCTGGACTATGCGTCCATGTGCTATTGCAGCAAGGAATAA
- a CDS encoding lactate utilization protein produces the protein MSDAVAHYWELRLQDVAQALEDNNFTTSVVKDGAGARRVVLEEIVPSVAPKSVSWGGSLTVVGSGVYEALKDNPDFEVIDTYDKSLAPDAMVERRRQALLCDLFITGTNAVTEDGWLVNLDMIGNRVGAINFGPRNVVIIVGRNKIVPGLEQAIDRIKDYVAPVNAMRLNKKTPCSKTGVCHDCSSPDRICNVWTVTEKSFPKGRIHVILVNEDMGF, from the coding sequence ATGAGCGATGCCGTTGCACATTACTGGGAATTGCGCCTGCAAGATGTTGCCCAGGCTCTGGAAGACAACAATTTTACGACTTCCGTCGTCAAGGACGGGGCAGGAGCGCGCCGTGTGGTGCTGGAGGAGATAGTGCCCTCCGTGGCTCCGAAATCCGTTTCCTGGGGCGGTTCCCTGACCGTGGTCGGTTCGGGCGTGTATGAGGCGCTCAAGGACAATCCGGATTTCGAGGTCATCGATACCTACGACAAGAGCCTTGCCCCGGACGCCATGGTGGAACGCAGGCGGCAGGCCTTGCTGTGCGATTTGTTCATCACCGGAACCAACGCCGTGACCGAGGACGGCTGGCTGGTGAACCTGGATATGATCGGGAACCGGGTCGGCGCCATCAATTTCGGGCCGCGCAATGTGGTCATCATTGTGGGGCGCAACAAGATCGTGCCCGGCCTAGAACAGGCCATTGATCGCATCAAGGATTACGTGGCCCCGGTCAACGCCATGCGCCTGAACAAGAAGACGCCGTGCAGCAAGACCGGCGTGTGTCACGACTGTAGCAGCCCGGACCGCATCTGCAACGTGTGGACCGTGACCGAGAAGTCCTTTCCCAAGGGGCGCATTCACGTGATTCTGGTCAACGAGGACATGGGCTTTTAA
- a CDS encoding UPF0280 family protein, with amino-acid sequence MAHDAVGRTYRETVRPAAGEVSFQVVVEESDLFVLAPADLSREAVDVVRELRGQIKNHMLLHPGFGESLVPVSVSDSGPEVVRRMARAGELCGVGPMAAVAGTVAQMVAEALHKGRGDVVVENGGDVFLHSSRERVVALLPDPKGGSRVGIRIAPDRFPLAVCSSSGRIGHSLSLGCGDLVTVLSKDAAFADAAATALCNLLRDGDDVQRVLDRAQELVPAGLEGVFAQCGQSVAAWGDLELVAVG; translated from the coding sequence ATGGCGCATGATGCGGTCGGCCGCACGTACCGGGAGACGGTCCGACCTGCCGCCGGTGAGGTGAGTTTTCAGGTCGTTGTGGAGGAATCCGACCTTTTCGTGTTGGCTCCGGCAGACCTGAGCCGCGAGGCCGTGGACGTGGTGCGCGAACTGCGCGGCCAGATCAAGAACCACATGCTGCTGCATCCCGGTTTCGGCGAGAGTCTTGTGCCGGTTTCCGTTTCCGATTCTGGCCCCGAGGTCGTGCGCCGCATGGCGCGGGCCGGGGAGCTGTGCGGTGTCGGTCCCATGGCCGCGGTGGCCGGGACCGTGGCCCAGATGGTGGCCGAAGCCCTGCACAAAGGGCGCGGGGACGTGGTGGTGGAAAACGGCGGCGATGTTTTTTTGCATTCATCCCGCGAGCGGGTGGTGGCCCTGCTGCCCGACCCGAAGGGCGGCTCCCGCGTGGGCATCCGCATTGCTCCGGACAGGTTCCCGCTGGCCGTGTGTTCGTCGTCCGGCAGGATCGGGCATTCCCTGAGCCTCGGATGCGGGGATCTGGTGACCGTGCTTTCCAAAGACGCTGCCTTTGCCGATGCCGCGGCAACGGCCCTGTGCAATCTGCTACGGGACGGTGACGATGTGCAGCGTGTTCTGGACCGTGCGCAGGAACTGGTCCCGGCCGGGTTGGAAGGCGTGTTTGCCCAGTGCGGTCAATCTGTGGCCGCGTGGGGCGATTTGGAGCTGGTGGCCGTGGGTTAG
- a CDS encoding MTH1187 family thiamine-binding protein translates to MSVILELSIFPMDKGESVSPHVARAVKIIRESGLAHEFGPMGTCIEGTWDDVSAVAGSCLAAMQESSERVYMSMKADWRKGRANGLTAKVQSVKDKIG, encoded by the coding sequence ATGAGTGTAATTCTGGAACTTTCCATATTCCCCATGGACAAGGGCGAGAGCGTCAGTCCGCATGTGGCCAGAGCCGTAAAAATCATCCGCGAATCCGGATTGGCCCACGAATTCGGCCCCATGGGCACCTGCATCGAAGGCACGTGGGACGACGTTTCAGCCGTGGCCGGGAGCTGCCTCGCCGCAATGCAGGAATCCAGCGAACGCGTATACATGTCCATGAAGGCCGACTGGCGCAAAGGCCGCGCAAACGGTTTGACGGCCAAGGTTCAAAGCGTAAAGGACAAAATCGGATAA
- a CDS encoding hydrogenase small subunit: MKISVGHGRDGAVERLEKRGVSRRDFMKFCGTVAAVMGMGPAFAPKVAQALTSDNRPNVIWLHNAECTGCSESILRTVEPYIDALILDVISLNYHETIMAAAGEMAEKALVDTMKDPKGYVAVVEGAVPTAVAGVNNEPGAHGKVSGHTMLDTTVKVVKGAQATICYGTCATYGGVQAAAPNPTQAKGVSEVVPGAPIVNVPGCPPNPFNLVGTIVHYLTKGLPELDEVLRPVAFYGESVHDNCPRQEFFDNDQFAPSFGSEEARKGWCLRKLGCRGPETYNNCPTVKFNQINWPVQAGHPCIGCSEPGFWDGENWEGINYMYADLTEI, encoded by the coding sequence ATGAAAATTTCCGTAGGTCATGGCAGAGACGGTGCTGTGGAACGGTTGGAGAAGCGGGGTGTTTCTCGCCGTGATTTCATGAAGTTCTGCGGAACCGTTGCCGCTGTCATGGGCATGGGCCCTGCTTTCGCTCCGAAAGTGGCTCAGGCTCTGACCTCAGACAATCGGCCTAATGTCATTTGGCTTCACAATGCGGAGTGTACCGGATGTTCCGAGTCCATTTTGCGTACAGTTGAGCCGTACATCGATGCTCTGATCCTCGATGTGATTTCCCTTAACTACCATGAGACCATCATGGCCGCAGCCGGTGAAATGGCCGAAAAGGCCCTGGTTGACACCATGAAGGATCCCAAGGGTTACGTCGCAGTGGTGGAAGGCGCAGTGCCCACCGCCGTTGCCGGCGTGAACAACGAGCCCGGCGCTCACGGCAAGGTTTCCGGCCACACAATGCTGGACACCACCGTGAAAGTGGTCAAGGGCGCGCAGGCTACCATCTGTTATGGTACGTGTGCCACCTACGGCGGCGTTCAGGCTGCCGCTCCGAACCCGACCCAGGCCAAGGGCGTCAGCGAAGTGGTTCCCGGCGCTCCCATCGTGAACGTGCCCGGCTGTCCGCCGAACCCGTTCAACCTGGTCGGCACCATCGTTCATTATCTTACCAAGGGTCTGCCCGAGCTGGACGAAGTCCTGCGCCCGGTCGCATTCTACGGCGAGAGCGTGCACGACAATTGCCCGCGTCAGGAATTCTTCGACAACGACCAGTTTGCTCCCTCCTTTGGCTCTGAAGAAGCCAGGAAGGGCTGGTGCCTGCGCAAGCTCGGCTGCCGCGGTCCCGAAACCTACAACAACTGCCCCACTGTCAAGTTCAACCAGATCAACTGGCCGGTTCAGGCGGGTCACCCCTGCATCGGTTGCTCCGAGCCCGGATTCTGGGACGGAGAGAACTGGGAAGGCATCAATTACATGTATGCCGATTTGACCGAAATCTAG
- a CDS encoding HypC/HybG/HupF family hydrogenase formation chaperone, with the protein MCLAVPIEILEIEDDMATGRVGEGDATIQTSLMLLDEQVDVGDWIIVHAGFALRKLDPQEARETLKILRDIVRLTEEAGIQQDML; encoded by the coding sequence ATGTGCCTCGCAGTGCCAATTGAGATTTTGGAAATCGAAGACGATATGGCCACCGGCCGGGTTGGCGAAGGGGATGCCACCATCCAGACTTCGCTGATGCTTCTGGACGAGCAGGTTGATGTCGGCGACTGGATTATTGTCCATGCCGGTTTTGCCTTGCGCAAGCTGGACCCGCAGGAAGCCCGGGAAACTTTGAAAATTTTGCGTGATATCGTGCGGCTGACCGAAGAGGCCGGCATTCAGCAGGACATGCTGTAG
- a CDS encoding nickel-dependent hydrogenase large subunit, producing the protein MAGCTPKAAPAWTWAEGKGERVVVDPVTRIEGHLRVEAIVEDGKIIDVKSSSQLFRGLEIILKGRDPRDAQHFTQRSCGVCTYVHALASTRAVDNAVGVDKVLPHNATIIRNLVMAAQFMHDHIVHFYHLHALDWVNVANALNADVSKAAELAKAVAGTVRTPKTFSSKEDLQKTKDTVQGIVDSGRLGIFTNAYFLKPGGHDAYKLPAEVDLIATCHYLKALHLQVKAARMMAVYGAKNPHTQFTVMGGVTCYEGLTDKYINDFLGLYEEVKDFILDYYIPDLIAVAGFYKDWAAIGGTTNFLSFGEFPAQGGEADLNSRYIKPGVIYDRKIGNVKAFDPEKIEEHVKHSWYKPGDPKHPYKGVTEPQYTSLDDNERYSWMKAPRYDGRSIEVGPLAHCLVNFGLGQPEFVKYVNFVLDKLEVGPDALFSTLGRTGARGIECLIIALKTAEWVEDLKENVAKGKVDICKDWDMPESAMGVGFVNAPRGALSHWLDIKGGKIDNFQLVVPSTWNLGPRCDNDLASPVEEALMDNTPIFDPERPVEILRTVHSYDPCIACGVHVIDNKTGNVQKFKIL; encoded by the coding sequence ATGGCTGGTTGCACTCCTAAAGCCGCTCCCGCCTGGACATGGGCCGAGGGCAAGGGCGAACGGGTTGTTGTCGACCCGGTTACCCGCATTGAGGGCCATCTTCGCGTTGAAGCCATCGTCGAAGACGGCAAGATTATTGACGTGAAAAGCAGTTCTCAGCTTTTCCGTGGACTTGAAATCATTCTGAAAGGTCGCGATCCGCGCGATGCTCAGCATTTCACCCAGCGCTCCTGCGGTGTCTGCACCTACGTGCACGCACTGGCATCCACCCGCGCCGTTGACAATGCTGTCGGTGTTGACAAGGTTCTGCCTCACAACGCCACCATCATCCGCAACTTGGTCATGGCCGCTCAGTTCATGCACGACCACATCGTGCATTTCTATCATCTGCATGCCCTGGACTGGGTCAACGTCGCCAATGCCCTGAACGCCGACGTGAGCAAGGCTGCCGAACTGGCCAAGGCTGTTGCCGGAACCGTTCGCACCCCCAAGACCTTCTCCAGCAAGGAAGACCTCCAGAAGACCAAGGATACCGTTCAGGGTATTGTGGATTCCGGTCGTCTGGGCATCTTCACCAACGCCTACTTCCTGAAGCCCGGCGGACACGACGCCTACAAGCTTCCTGCGGAAGTGGACCTGATCGCCACCTGCCACTACCTGAAGGCTCTGCACCTGCAGGTCAAGGCAGCGCGCATGATGGCCGTGTACGGCGCAAAGAACCCGCACACCCAGTTCACCGTCATGGGCGGCGTGACCTGCTACGAAGGCCTCACCGACAAGTACATCAACGACTTCCTGGGCCTGTACGAAGAGGTCAAGGACTTCATCCTGGATTACTACATCCCGGATCTGATCGCTGTTGCCGGTTTCTACAAGGATTGGGCCGCCATCGGCGGAACCACCAACTTCCTGAGCTTCGGCGAGTTCCCCGCACAGGGCGGCGAAGCCGATCTCAACTCCCGCTACATCAAGCCTGGCGTCATTTACGATCGCAAGATCGGCAATGTGAAAGCCTTTGATCCCGAAAAGATCGAAGAGCACGTCAAGCACAGCTGGTACAAGCCGGGCGATCCCAAGCATCCGTACAAAGGTGTCACCGAACCCCAGTACACAAGCTTGGACGACAACGAGCGCTACAGCTGGATGAAGGCTCCGCGTTACGACGGTCGCAGCATCGAAGTGGGACCGCTGGCTCACTGTCTGGTCAACTTCGGTCTCGGTCAGCCCGAGTTCGTCAAGTACGTCAACTTCGTGCTGGACAAGCTGGAAGTCGGCCCCGACGCTCTGTTCTCCACGCTGGGTCGTACCGGCGCACGCGGCATCGAGTGCCTGATCATCGCACTCAAGACTGCCGAGTGGGTTGAAGACCTCAAGGAAAACGTGGCCAAGGGCAAAGTCGACATCTGCAAGGATTGGGACATGCCCGAAAGCGCCATGGGCGTGGGTTTTGTCAACGCTCCGCGCGGTGCCCTGTCTCACTGGCTCGATATCAAGGGCGGCAAGATCGACAACTTCCAGTTGGTCGTCCCCTCCACATGGAACCTCGGCCCCCGTTGCGACAACGACCTGGCCAGCCCTGTGGAAGAAGCCCTCATGGACAACACTCCGATCTTCGATCCCGAGCGTCCGGTCGAAATCCTTCGTACCGTTCACTCCTATGACCCCTGCATCGCCTGCGGCGTGCATGTCATCGACAACAAGACCGGTAATGTCCAGAAGTTCAAGATCCTGTAA